The Gavia stellata isolate bGavSte3 chromosome 1, bGavSte3.hap2, whole genome shotgun sequence genome has a segment encoding these proteins:
- the CD2 gene encoding T-cell surface antigen CD2: MNFRRIFLVKCLLILFPSVKCSVTNWIYTAVNESAVLSIAASGSVYDATWLKDRKRLLQIKDKKVKYYVNKDQCRCKILLNGTLQIERVAKEDSGKYTVTVYQQDGKLKAEEDTMFIVQEPVPQPVLSAECMNKTVSVKCEVKQKTKEETFVMELTQDKSKKIQKNATRLELHTRYSGTFRCVVKNQVSEKTAEKVIKCSGQLDLYLILSIAGGAVFFIIFVILLIYCIRKKKAERLEDDNEERTMRARQVDNEMVVRELPQPPCNPTPKQLRVPQRPQLQPQVQQQALPPRPRPRTQQRTPNHPRERP; this comes from the exons ATGAACTTTAGGAGGATTTTCCTAGTCAAGTGCTTGCTGATTTTGTTTCCCAGTGTAAAAT GCTCCGTCACCAACTGGATTTACACGGCAGTGAATGAGTCGGCTGTTCTCAGCATCGCTGCTTCTGGGAGCGTGTATGATGCAACAtggctgaaagacagaaaaaggttGCTTCAGATAAAAGATAAGAAAGTGAAGTACTATGTGAACAAGGACCAGTGCAGGTGTAAGATACTCCTAAATGGGACTCTGCAAATAGAGCGGGTGGCGAAAGAGGACAGTGGAAAGTACACGGTGACTGTTTATCAGCAGGATGGAAAATTGAAGGCAGAAGAAGATACAATGTTCATCGTTCAGG agcCTGTCCCTCAGCCAGTCCTCAGTGCTGAATGCATGAATAAAACTGTATCTGTCAAGTGTGAAGTCAAGCAGAAGactaaagaagaaacatttgtgATGGAACTGACTcaagataaaagcaaaaaaattcaaaagaatGCAACAAGGTTGGAATTGCACACACGGTATTCTGGGACGTTCAGATGTGTTGTTAAGAACCAAGTCAGCGAAAAAACGGCCGAAAAAGTAATTAAGTGTTCAG GCCAGCTGGACCTTTATCTCATCTTAAGCATAGCAGGAGGCGCAGTCTTCTTTATCATCTTCGtgattttgcttatttattgtataaggaagaagaaagcagaaaggcttgAAGATGATA ACGAGGAGCGAACGATGCGTGCTCGCCAAGTGGACAATGAAATGGTGGTGCGGGAGCTCCCTCAGCCACCCTGCAATCCCACCCCGAAGCAGCTGCGCGTGCCCCAGCGGccgcagctgcagccccaggtgcAGCAGCAAGCTCTGCCCCCACGGCCCAGGCCCCGTACTCAGCAGCGGACTCCAAACCACCCAAGAGAAAGACCTTGA